A segment of the Gallaecimonas xiamenensis 3-C-1 genome:
GCTTTTACCGCTAACGGCCACAGGGCCAGGCCCCACACCAGCACCACCAGGGTCAGGGACACGAACACGGCCGCCGAGCCGATGTCTTTGGCCCGTCCCGACAGTTCATGGTGCTCGGGGCCGATGCGGTCCACCACCGCTTCAATGGCCGAGTTCAGCAGCTCCGCCAGCAGCACCACAAAAAGCGGCACCACCAAAATGGCCCGCTCCAGCCAGGTTTGCCCCAGCCACAGCCCCAGAGGCAACAGCAACAGCATCAGTAAAGACTCCTGGCGAAAGGCCTCTTCGTTGCGCCAGGCCGCCAATAGCCCCTTGATGGAATAGCCGGCCGCCGCCTTGATGCGGGCAACCCCCTTTCGACCGTGTTGCTTCATACTGATTTCCCAGAAAAAGTTGCGTCAATTATGGCGCCCCGGCCCGGCCAAAGACAATAAAACGACCCCTTGGCAGCCAAGTCGGGCAAAAAGTCAGCAAACGACAAGCTTTAATGCAAAGAGGACTTGCATGAAAAGCGCGGATGAGTAAACTTGTCGGCGTTGCAAGGCAAGTCCCCACGCTTATTGCAGCAA
Coding sequences within it:
- a CDS encoding diacylglycerol kinase; the protein is MKQHGRKGVARIKAAAGYSIKGLLAAWRNEEAFRQESLLMLLLLPLGLWLGQTWLERAILVVPLFVVLLAELLNSAIEAVVDRIGPEHHELSGRAKDIGSAAVFVSLTLVVLVWGLALWPLAVKAFQLL